The sequence TTGACACAAGAAAGACTATGCGCGTGTTCTCATGGGCGTCTTTTCTGAATGACCTCGGGGCAGACATGATTTACCCTATCTGGCCCTTTTTTGTCACTGTTTTCCTCGGCGCTAACATGGCAGTTCTCGGTTTTATTGACGGGCTTAGCGATGCCGTAGTTTCCCTTTCGCAGGCAGCTTCAGGCTACCTTTCAGACAGGATAAGAAAAAGGAAGCTTTTCATATGGCTCGGCTACCTGTTCGGGGGGATTTCAAGAGTTGGATATGCGGTTTCATCTGTGTGGCAGCACCTGATACCATTCCGGATTCTTGACAGGGCTGGTAAAATCAGGGATGCTCCCCGCGATGCGATGCTTGCAGATATTTCAAAAAGGGCTAACCGCGGAGAAAATTTCGGAATCCTCAAGGCGATGGACAAGCTGGGCGGGCTTTTTGGAGTGGTATTTACAGTTCTCTTTTTTAGCTTCCTCGGCTATAAGAATATTTTCCTCATCGCAGCAATCCCCTCATTCATAGGGCTTGCGCTTATTCTCTTTTTCATAAAGGAGAAGAAATCTGAAAATCCTGAAGAGCGCAAATGGCTCTCTTTCAAGGAAATAGGAAAGGATTTCAGGCTTTTCCTTTTCCTCAGCTCATTTTTTGCCCTCGGCTCATTCAGCTACTCTTTCCTTCTTGTTTTTGCAAGCAGGCTCGGGTTCAAGATAAGCTTTGTTCCTGTTCTTTACCTGATTTTCACTTCTGTTGCATTCCTCTTTTCGCTCCCTTCAGGAAGGATGGCCGATAAGATTGGAAGAAAGCCAATGCTTATGGTTGCATACATCCTTTGGGGGCTTGTCTGCTGGTGCTTCATCTTTCTCAGAATGTATCCCTGGGCGATAATACTCTCTTTTGTGCTTTACGGAATACATAAGGGAATTCTTGACCCTG is a genomic window of Candidatus Woesearchaeota archaeon containing:
- a CDS encoding MFS transporter, whose translation is MPEGKEPSEEKIDTRKTMRVFSWASFLNDLGADMIYPIWPFFVTVFLGANMAVLGFIDGLSDAVVSLSQAASGYLSDRIRKRKLFIWLGYLFGGISRVGYAVSSVWQHLIPFRILDRAGKIRDAPRDAMLADISKRANRGENFGILKAMDKLGGLFGVVFTVLFFSFLGYKNIFLIAAIPSFIGLALILFFIKEKKSENPEERKWLSFKEIGKDFRLFLFLSSFFALGSFSYSFLLVFASRLGFKISFVPVLYLIFTSVAFLFSLPSGRMADKIGRKPMLMVAYILWGLVCWCFIFLRMYPWAIILSFVLYGIHKGILDPVQRTFVSELAPEKYRASALGLFQMVIGMCALPSSLIAGIVWDKFGFLAPFCISLALTIPSILLLTYVKEA